Genomic segment of Harmonia axyridis chromosome 6, icHarAxyr1.1, whole genome shotgun sequence:
ACACTACACAGCTGACGGGGACCTCAGAGGTGAGCCTCAAATGATGCTGACTAACAACTTAACAACTAAAATcattgatatatattttttctaacTTTGCCTAAAACAATTATTTCCATACTATGTTCTTACGAATTATAAACTCCACAGAAAGATTAATTATCTTCTATGATCAATAGTACCGTGCATCGAATAGTTCCATGATCATAGAAGAatatagaaaacaaaaagtCATCATTGTGACAATGACAAATACATATAGGTTAATTCGTAATTTtccaaagaagaaaagaaactctttgaaaaatgaagcatttgtcttaaaaaaattctattcggaaatatgtttcaataaaaatttgtgTGATCTACGAGgtactaatgaaaaaaaacaaatttatatagaGGTAACTtgttataattattcaatacgAAGTATACAACACGTTTGCTAATTGGCACATAAAAAATAGGACACTTCACACTGATTAAACAGTAAGAAAATAACGAGTAAAACTAAGAACAATATTGTTCCATCACAATATTCAAGGtgaccaaaaattaattatttcgacGTGGTCCAAAATGAATCACATACTTTGCTGCCTACTCAAGGGGTTATACATAATGGTTGTACTCCTCGAGAACTGGTTCTGGCCCAGGAAGCCATACTTCCTCTGCTTCGCAAAACAGACCACAATCGCAACAAAGGTGGCTGTCAAGGCGACAAGACTCACCGTGATCAAAGACACTCTGATGACCGAGAACTTTCGTTTTAATTCGTTGCTGAAGGATATACTTGCTTCGTActggaaagaagaaaaaaaacagaaatataacAATCATTATACGGGgtcaacccaaaaaaaaaaaaaataaatgaaattataataatCGTTGTACACAGGCTGACTCAAATTCGATGATCACTCTATCATTACGTCACAGTGTCTGTATTTATCGAATTTTAGGCTGTGAGTGGTCTCTTTTAATATGTaatgaaattatgttttttcgaagtattgtaactgaaaaaatatcgtcATACGgtattctaaagggtgttttttttagagctatagaactttaaattgcaataaaacaacgatggattattcgattgacatgaattttatttatccgcaagataatcttgtggcattacattttaaatatgatttttggcatatgaccgccacggctggctcggatgtattccaatctggacgtccaattttcgatgactttttccaacatttgtggccgtatatcggcaataacacggcgaatgttgtcttccaaatggtcaagggtttgtcgcttatccgcatagaccaataactttacatagccccacagaaagtagtctagaggtgttaaatcacaagatctcggaggccaattcacaggtccaaaacgttaaattaggcggtcaccaaacgtgtctttcaataaatcgattgtggcacgagctgtgtgacatgttgcgccgtcttgttggaaccacagctcctgcacatcatggttgttcaattcaattctaTGCCgaacaccattgactgtaacgttctggccatcatcaagcgcaccaaacagtcagtttttttggatgtaacggtgcttCGACATactcttgaggattagcttcactccaaatgcggcagttttgtttgttgacgtagccattcaaccagaagtgcgcttcatcgctaatggacgtagtgcgcgatacgtattccgcacagaaccattattttcgaaataaaattgcactatttgcaagcgttgttcaggcgtgagtctattcatgatgaattgccaaaccaaactgagaataaatcacttgatagctgttgAATTggacgccatcttgaacagtaatgccaacttaaagttatatatctcgaaaaaaaacaccctatatctcgaaaaactGTCATCGATGTTTCTGTTGTAGTTCCACagattccattataagtcatcGAATTTAAACCACCCGGTACAAAATACGCCCGGAAAGCAGAGGTTAGAACCATAGAGCCTACTTATTTAGTCTACGGTTAGGTCTATTTTCGGTTGGCAACACTTACGCTACTTCTGCATACGCGATCGTCCAGAGAAAACACCTGAACactgatttcttcttcttcgaTGCAATAGGGCCCTGCCTTCAACCTGGTTATGCGTTTGTTGAGTCTTCTGGAGATGTTGTAAAGGTTGCAGCTGCACAGGAGTGGATTGTCGTTGAATTCGAACGTGTGCAGACTGGACCAGTCCAGCAGGACCGATGGAATGTCGATCAGATTGTTGTTGTTCAAATAGAGCTACAAAATAAACAACGTTACGAAGGTGGAATTATTGGAAGTGTAAGAACAACGGTTAAATGACCACAAAGCACAATAAATAGTGTCACTTTTAATGGAATCGTTTTCtcatgaattatttattgattatcTCTGAGCCTCTAATGGCATAATCAATGTGTCATTATGAAACTCGAAGACTTGCTGTTATGTTGTCTTTACAACTTTTCTGGATCAAAAGGCATAAAAATATTAGGTTGAGACGTTGTAGAAGATCAGATCAGATATTTGAAACGCTGAACTTTAAATAATCTTCCATTTGAGGAATTTGTTTCGTTTCCagaaactaagatgtctaaaatactggtgtattcactgattagattttgtttaaggtaattctggcgactcggcTCGGCATGGTTCCCTTTTTCCTCTTCTCCCTTAAGGTGGCGCTGTACAAATAATCAACGgtattattttaattcatttgttctgtcaaaataTGTTGATcttgttgatttaacctcaaaacatgAAATTGACAGAAAAACTGTGTGAGCGCCATcagaaacgatgcggaaatcaagtgaaacgGAGCCAATACTTTAAAAAATTAGAAtttagagaaattgcgaattatgttgcaaatcatttcactatatccaaattatattacctatattgacaattgacctgtgttgaaatttgatagaatcggaagtcagtgtagacaaccacaaaacgaaaaatataactgagaaaaatgctgtaatgagttcattacagcactgtttttagaactgtaatgaacacattactatactgaaatagagaaaataatctcaaggtttttcaagagtaagtaaGCACTTTAGTGTTTGCGACATCTTACCGGAAACACGGGCAATtgcaaaaacaaaataatctgACAGAAGACGTTAGGATAGGCAATTTTTCAAACATAAGGAGATTTTAGCAATAAATGTCGAACTGAAAAATATTGACGTCAGTTTGACAGATGATAATATTGGCTGTCGACCATAGAACGGGATGGAATTACATAAAATGGGCCAGAAAGGTTGTTCTGCAATCGAAATAAagtaaaaatcgaaatatcgatatgatttttattttcaaaagttGCACGTTcagaaatcaaaataattttcataagatttcaactgaaaataaacattaggTATGTgaatttgttcaaaaataagAGTCTAATTGTGGGATTTTACTGAAATCAAATTTGTtataattattatcaaataaaataataaaaaagtgattTACACTAATCTTTTAATGTTTGCGATAATTATTTCGCCAACACAACACTTCTACAATTatcacaaatattaaaaaaaaaatatttatcttgaaatttcaacagaTAATATTCTTGACGTCACGAATGATataaattgagatttttttttaatattcttagACGCGATTAAAATCAAACAAGACCCAGTTCTTACCCACCTCTCCGTTACACAAATTGTGAATGTTTGACGGAAGTACATTAAAGAACTAATTGCCAACATCACTTTTCTCGAGTGAGAACAAGTCTGAGCACTTAAACACATCAATCTAGTGGTCATCGTCGTCGAAACCAGTGACATTGACTTATAAGGTGAAATCTAGCCTCAGCCTAATGATACCCACAAAATTCGCAACTTATCACTCTTCATACAGGGTAGCCCACATAAAACAGtggaatatttcattcaatataacttTTTAGGAATATGTTGAGACAGTTAATTTTTAACACCTTAAATTTAAAGTAGTAGTCGAGTGTCTtctgtttttttatgtttttcaattCTAAAGGGTGTTACCAAAAGCTCTTAGGTTTTTCCTTGCAAAGTTATGTGCTACCAAAaacgagtttttttttttaattttattcttgTTTTACCAATGAAAAACTGTGACAGCCATCTTCTAGATATTTTCGATtccattttcagaaaattcattcatgcACAATgttctatttcatttttttcaccaGAAAACTATTACTTTTGGGGAAACACAACAAAAGtgttaaaaaatgttttctatgaATCGTCATTTTcaactcatttttttcaaattgaaaacttttGATTCGTTAAAAAGTTGTGGTGAAAGATGTAAAAGGTATAAGAAAATATTCATACGTAGCTTTTTCATTGGTAAAACATTCAAACtgcaatttcgagaaaaatatgtaaaaaaatttttctcttttttgggccaccctgtatacattaaCAGATGTTCTTCCACTTTCCCATTCGCATTAGTAATGACCACTCACCTCTCTCAACGAAAGATCTTTGCCTCTTCCGAAAGCATCCTTTTCGAACACCTCCAGATACTTATTGTCGGACATGAACAACTTCCTCAGCTTCTTCAGATTTGTAAACGTGTTAGCGTGAACGTCCACCACGTTGGTCAGGTTGTTCAGCGACAGCTCCACCAGGTTGTCCAGACCTGAAATTTTCGTCGAACGTTCTGTCTACAATTTGCTCTGATGAATGATGATCTCAGTTTCGTTTTTATAAATTATTCTAGCGGTGAGTCAACTTTATCTCAAGCCACGTGTGTTTTatttatcggtttttcaaaCGTTCTGTTTTAGTTTTGAAGTTGAGCGATTGTGAAGGGGTTTCCAATAAAACGGGTTATGATGGCAATACtgcgtattattttttgacatttcttatgtcatttgtgttcattaTGTTATGTCATTCGATCATAGAAAGATACACTTTTCCAtaattaaatgacataacctactgaacaaaaaaaacacagtgttgccattataacaattttaaattgtataattcctatcAGAAAACTCTTTATTTGAATCAGAATTCAATTAAACTTACCGCCAAACGTTCCATCTGTCAATTCATAGATGGGGTTGGAGTCCAGAATGAGCACCTCCAAGGCCCCTAGGTTGGCCAAAGCGTCGGGAACCAAAGTAAACCTATTCTTGAACAGGTTTATCTCCAATAGGTTCCTCAATTCCTTAAACAACTCAGGTGGTATTTCTCTAAGACCGTTATTCCCTAAATTCAAATACTGAACAATGAGGTTATGTTTGGTTGTCTCGGGCGGTTGTCACTCACCTCTAGGTGTGGTACTGATGTCAAGGCAGCCTGCGTTGGTAGGTCTAGAACTTTGAAGCCGTTGCCTTCCAGGTTTAGGTGTTTCATTCTAGGCATATGCTCGAATAGGGATTTCTTGAGGGAGTGTATTCGATTGTAGGCCAAATTTAGGTGCGTGATCTCGATTGGTTCGTTTTCGTTTTTGTTGAAAGGGCCTTTGAATTTCTCCATTGACATTTCTTCGGCTGTTGAATGAAGTTTTATTTAAAATATGCACATGgataataaacatagaaggCTCTCAAACTAGTGACCAGGCAAGCCTACTACATAAATCTGGGAGCAAAACGCTGTTGAATCATCTGATCATCCTAGATTCGAGTACTTTCAGTTTTGacagttttcaatattttaggttaagttaggttaggATCGATTCTAACGGTTTCAGAAACTTACTAGTTATGAGATTGTAACTCAGGTCGACGTAGGTGACGTTTTTCATGTTCTCGAATAGTCCTGGTGCCAAATATTTGATACCGCAGTGAGACAGGGTGATCATAGCGGAGCAGTTGGTAGTAGGAAATTTTTCCAAGGTCGTTATATTGTTGTAGCTGAATGTCGCCCTTAAAGTTTTGTTCTGGTGGTCTGGCCAGTTGCTCAACGTGTGGTGCATATCCCTGTCTTTGCAGTTGAGGAAGTAGACGTTGTCGTAGGTTTTGCAATTGCATTTGTTGCATACGTTAACTGACGTTTCGAAGTTGGAGAAGTTTCCATCTGGATTTTCGTCAGATTTTATTtgggaaatgatgaaaaaaagtaATATTACCTGTAAGGAGGAGAAGATAATATGAACAAAATAGTTTAACATAAGAATTTCAACATCGTTCTTATAAGGTATAGTAGTTCAGATTGGAGcctaataaatttgaatttatggGTGGTCCGATCAGAGGTTCCGTAAATTAGGACGTTCCAAATTAAGATTTTCTGGTGATTCGATCCAGATAAAAATTGGTATTAGGttgaagaataacaatttcctTCTTCGTTCAAAGTTTCATGTtgatccatagagtaataaacatagattatTACTCTGAGTGTTGATCGCATaaacagaaccatagaaaaggcaagaatatcgaaagaaatttATAAACATAGAATCCGTAGAATTTCTACATTCAAAGTTGGGGTCATAGATATTAATTTAGATCCGCACGGTATAAAAAAGATTTCTGCCATCTTATTGCTGTTTATTATGAAATACCGAGAAAAAACGATAAGGTGAACATAATATAATCGATGACTAACACGTACTAATTAAATATTATCGGGAATTCACATTTTTTCCTCTAattaaaaactgattatacaacTTACCACGCTGACCTTCCTGCACTTCTGACCCATTTTCACCTGGATATtagtttctataaaaaaaattcacgaaTCCTTTTACGTACTTCCTCCGTTGTTTCGCTGGGGCCTCATTTTGATCTCTCTGCTTCTACTCAATTGTTCAGATTAATGCTTTTCTGATAGTGTTATCTTGTTGTCTTAATGATTACGTTAATTTCACTCATTGCCAAGCTCTATTTTTCCCGATGATCGAGCTGTAAAAAAGGTGGAATGAAAAGGTGCGATGCTCTATGTTTGAGTCAACAACAAAACAAACAGTTACTACCCAggttgaattgtttttttttatctgagCCGATTGGTGTTCGATTGGTTACTTAAGAAATGTTGATGTTGGGAAAGTACGTGTTAAAGTCTTGTGGATGAGATAGTGTAATCGTATAGTTTCGGTATTATTTggtatctctttttttttgtttgtttgaagaATTTATTGGTAATTAATGATAGACGATGGTGCATTGTTTGTTTTCTTATTTAAATATTTGTTGAGGAAGAGATTTCATTGTACTTGTTTGACTGGTGGTTATCGAGAAAATTATACGAATTTGCTTGCATACTTTTGATTGAGGATTTATTATAACACATCACTGAATAAGTTCCGGGCCTAAGCGATAAAAACGcattttctcttaaaatttcGACGTCACCTCATAAATTTAACAGTTTTCTTGAAAAgataattggaaaatggcgtgaaatgaaaaattctcataacttctttattactggtgctcTAAACgcgaaacaaaaacattctactggcacttttttcagtagaagcCAATGGTgcaatcatttgttttttattgcaattagttctTAAGTTATAATGGAAACTTGTATTTTAAGAAAATATATGTATAACAGGATataaaaatttcttatcaaactatagaaatcatcaaaactttcagtttcacactgcaaatcaaccaagtacctatctatgataatctgtaAACTTCAgataatcaaaatatttggttccaccaaggtctccggatttaacaccgttaatttggaaatgttgaaaaaatctaacgatgttaaatcctgggaccttggtggccaccgaatattttaattatctgaagttatTATAGATAGGCaattggttgatttgccgtgtgaattgaaaactttcgatgatttttttagTTATGATTTATaaatcatgttatatatttttgaaaaaagaaaaattaaacgaTTTTATCTGTAACAGAAGTTTGtatggtttacatttaaaaaaatacaagtTAAAGTCAGCATACCACCTTTCAACGGTtggagcagagtctgaataacacttagCAAGCATTACTTTGCTTGAACAGTAGTTTTTCCATagaaaaacagtgttttatcaatacacgaaactcgtttacATCCATTTTCGAACAACAACAAATTTAGTATCACTTAACCCTCAATATCCATATCCAAGGTTTATTCTAGGTTTCAAAATTTTAACACGGATCTCTTGAAGCTTGATACTAACGAGaaaaagtggtatggcactTGTGGTGCCATCTATACGCGATAGGTCTGGCACTTATTGAGTGACTGTTATATTAGTACTCTGAAATACGATAAGAAGAAACTTAAAGGCTCTATCGATGGGTTTGGCACAACCTTCGGTTCTAAAAAGTCTTGTAACACCATTATTTACATTTGCAGTTACTTCCCTATTCTCCACATCACTATAAATTGTCCCgaaagctcaaatttttccagcaGTTTCACTGTTTCCGGTCGAAAAGGTGCTCCACGTCAACCCAAAAgtactttagttttgcgaactgtgactgcaaaattttcaccgttcttgtagtgaatttcaacaatttcaacgcgttgttgaagcgtatatctttcatttcaagtaatgacgtagtttgtcaaatgtcaaaatttgacagtttTAAAAGTGACAGATGCTTCTtagttgtcaaatgtcaaaagttgACAGTtgcaaaagtgacagctgcctagatagcgggctattcgaaATGAGTCAtgtcattggaaaaccctttgcAATAAGCTGTTTTGAAATAGGCATAGTATGACATTCGAAGATAATCAAGAAACCTGAATTTCTACTAATGATTTCACTATCTACTTACAACTTTAACCGTCCTAATTTCAAAAACACCTTCTCTGCAGTGTTGTAATCCCCCACTTTATAACTTCCCGATCACGTTTATCAATACTATAGGCAGGACTTTTCGGCTCGGACTGCTCGCTTACAAAGCGTTTAGAGGCTCAAATCTCTCGAACTTTCCTTCACAAACTGATCggaatctgaaacaaaaacctTCCGCAAACGATCGATTTGTTTGTTTCTGCTTACGAAGGAGCCATTAAACCTGTTGACTTCTCATCGTCAGTTCTTGTTTGTAACGATACGACACGTACGTTTTGTGAATCAGTGTACCAGATGACTAATACCAACCATTGTTACACAGCCACCTGACTGATTTGTATTCCGGcgatttgttttattttcgttttCGGAAAATACGTACGCAATGTGCTCTTTACGCATAGTTGTCGCGTTTCTCATACACGAGAGCCGGTTTGAAGATCTTCCCACGGTCTTGTTGTGCTCGGTACATATATGGGGTATAATGAGACGTGTATATGTACTTCGATAATTGAATGTTTGATGGAGGTATAGTTTGGTGATGATTCGTCGTTTTCTTCGAGTGTTTTGACGGAAATATGCCTTGTTTCGTTTGGATTCTTATATACGTTTATTATAACGAAGGTTTGATGTTTGGTAGCGCGAGGTGCCATCTGTCGGGCATGCACAAAACATTTTACAGGAGTTGCCTTTTATGAAGGGCTTTCTaaatgaatacaaatattctttACTTGAGAATAATATTGTGGAATAGAAATGTATTCGacttcaacatgaactatcaaatttgacatgaagcgcgcgaaaatgaaaacatatcaatgatacgatctttcactaaattcgcgagtttctccacaaaaaaggtacttcttatgtcccatagtgaatcaacgtttcattttaactcaaaatatatggaaataaatacctaaatatatcaggaattcagaaaacaaacgtcaagcgcgccaaacgacgtgaaataaccgatgacactaggagagcaaaagttgccaaaccttggttttcagcaggtagataagaaaaaaataaatattctgcttattataaattcgacaattaggaaaaatatcggattccaaatttgcatatttaatagggaatcattcaaataaatatattttattcaatataatatacattcataacgatatagtaaaattgtggatttgaaaatgtatcacaatctgacaaagtaatctaaccatgttggggacatgtaaaaattgcttttacttcctctttctatgtttattactctacaaCAGGTAACAATCAATAATatccaataagagctttcatttagatattgaaaaaaactagtatattttaagatgaatcaatagatgtttatttcattgtaatgaGAAAGATATGCCttcaacgatggaaaacgatatcagccaaatagcCGCAACAGCACGGTTACAGCACCATATCTTTTTCAAAAGTCTAAGGggtttaaatcacaagatctcggaggCCAATTGTGATTGCCACTTCGAGAAATGACACGGCCATGGGTCTTTTCTCgcaaaattgctattgtttcgttatgtggcacgtagcgccgtcttgttgaaaatgaacgtaatccacatcaatatcggccataaaaataattaatcataACTCGGTAGCTCAATCCATTCATCCCAACAGTTACACTATCCTCATTTTCTAATAAGTAGGGCTTTTCTTCAACTGTACGGGCTACAGCAACATTATTTTCGGTTGTTCTTGGGCggcgcacacggtttcgattatTCACAACACTAACTTGAGCCAACAGCTTTTTCCCTCCAATTTTACTATTACCAGCcgagaaaaacattgaattgatactgaattttttttccaggaaAAAGTGAAAGAGTCAAACAACATCTTGGAAGCAATGGTGCAGACGTTTAGAGCAGCTCAAAGCGGTTCAGAAACCAACAGTATTAGGGAAGATCAAACGATAGATCACAGCGAATCTAGCGCGTCATCGGAGGTTGGATCTAATAGAGAGAAGGAAACCATGTCGAGCAATCCCCAAGAATCGTGCCAGCAGATCAAAGCCGAAAACTACACCAGATTCTGTAATATAGGATCAAGGGAGGTACTGGATTACAGGAACAGCACCGTCAGGAATCAGGAACAAGAAGATCAACCAGCCGATTTATCCAAAAAAGCGGAAAATGTTACATGTATGCCTGAAATAGACTACATTAAGGATGACGACAACGTTTCGGAATGTAGTAATAGCTCAGATCCTGAGAGACTGGAGGTGGACATGTCCCAGGTATATATGACTGAATAGTCATCCATAATTATTCCTAAATTTGTCTCGGTATTCACAAATTAGCTATTTAACAAACGTTGTTCGAACGTGTATCATTCTATGatcaaatggcataacctactgaacacaaatgatataagaaatgtcaaaaataatgccacagtgttgccattttaaattgtttcattcctattggaaaataaTATCGCCCATTACCTAACCTGACTTAACCTAAATAGCAACCATGGCATTTACAGGCGCCGGAAGACAATTCCAACTCAACAACACACAGCGCACCTTCTCCCCAACCCTGTGACCAACAGAAACAACTGGAAGACAGGAACCTCTGGTTGACACTGTCTCAAAACGGATACAACCCTTCTATACCTCTAACAGGCGAAGCAAGTCAGCTCTTGAAGAAACTTATCACTTGTAGGAAATTGGGGATGAGCATCACTCCGAGTCCTTCCCTAAGCCCTAATCAATATGTCAGTACAACAATAGACGGAAGGGGTAACATGACTGTCATGAAGGATGGCACAACATTGGATTACAGCATGAACAAAACCTCAGGCAG
This window contains:
- the LOC123682158 gene encoding leucine-rich repeat-containing protein 15-like; translated protein: MGQKCRKVSVVILLFFIISQIKSDENPDGNFSNFETSVNVCNKCNCKTYDNVYFLNCKDRDMHHTLSNWPDHQNKTLRATFSYNNITTLEKFPTTNCSAMITLSHCGIKYLAPGLFENMKNVTYVDLSYNLITTEEMSMEKFKGPFNKNENEPIEITHLNLAYNRIHSLKKSLFEHMPRMKHLNLEGNGFKVLDLPTQAALTSVPHLEYLNLGNNGLREIPPELFKELRNLLEINLFKNRFTLVPDALANLGALEVLILDSNPIYELTDGTFGGLDNLVELSLNNLTNVVDVHANTFTNLKKLRKLFMSDNKYLEVFEKDAFGRGKDLSLRELYLNNNNLIDIPSVLLDWSSLHTFEFNDNPLLCSCNLYNISRRLNKRITRLKAGPYCIEEEEISVQVFSLDDRVCRSSYEASISFSNELKRKFSVIRVSLITVSLVALTATFVAIVVCFAKQRKYGFLGQNQFSRSTTIMYNPLSRQQSM
- the LOC123682156 gene encoding GATA-type transcription factor sreA isoform X2, producing MLNKFLLYTTQLTGTSEEKVKESNNILEAMVQTFRAAQSGSETNSIREDQTIDHSESSASSEVGSNREKETMSSNPQESCQQIKAENYTRFCNIGSREVLDYRNSTVRNQEQEDQPADLSKKAENVTCMPEIDYIKDDDNVSECSNSSDPERLEVDMSQAPEDNSNSTTHSAPSPQPCDQQKQLEDRNLWLTLSQNGYNPSIPLTGEASQLLKKLITCRKLGMSITPSPSLSPNQYVSTTIDGRGNMTVMKDGTTLDYSMNKTSGRRKQSYPTKANVEESKFVPSPQREDNEEYVNFPGGNPWVGLSIVKGGKAGANNMTRRVDLACTNCGTQTTTIWRRNLKGEMVCNACGLYYKLHGVDRPHTMRRDTIHTRRRRPKANEDHEKEKQKAINIKKNINNMESKDTEDMLSALRKQLQPHLMMALQGHKTANFPLIQGPHFQNFLPKGESPGGSTAEMDTDEETMADDLPLNLVSTQMTETETH